In the genome of Aequorivita sp. H23M31, the window GATTTTCGTTCGCCAGAGATCGTTTTGTTTAATAACTACATTAGCAAATTGAATGTACAGATGGATAATGATAATCCCTTGTTCAACACATATATAGCTGCGGAAAATGTCAATTTCGGCTTTTACGATTTGACCGATGTTAACGTAATAAACAAAACTCTAAATGACACAATGTACGTCCGTGCGGAATTTAAGGGAGGAGAACAGCATAAAGATTTGTTCAACCTTTCCCTTTATCACACTATTAATCCCAATGGAAAATCTGTTGTAGGTGTAAAAAGATCGGATATAACCTACAAGGACAATGTTTGGTACCTTAACGAGCATAACAATCGTTTAAATAAGGTTGTCTTTGATGATAATTTTAAGGAATTGAGGATAGATTCACTTGTGTTAAGTCATGAGAATGAGATTATTCAAATGGCTGGAATTATGCGCGATTCGACTTATAAGGATTTGAAATTGCGGTTTAGGGATGTGAACATTGGAAACATAACTCCAGAATTTGATAGTCTAAGGCTGCAGGGAAATATGAACGGAAAATTTGACTTTCTGCAGAAAAATGGAGCATACTATCCAATCTCCTCGGTGGCAATTGACAACGTAATAATCAATGATATTGCTTTTGGAGATTTGGACATTAGCGTTGACGGTAACGAAGATCTCACTAAATATGATATAAATACCACACTCACCAATAATAATGTTAAGTCGATTAATGCCGTTGGAAGGATCGATGTGCTTCCCAAACATCCCCAAATCCAGCTGGATGTTGACCTAAACAAATTCAACCTTCAAGCCTTTAGTCCTTTTGGTGGAGATATTATTACGGATATACGTGGTCTGATATCGGGAAATGCCGTTGTGTCAGGAGATTATAAATCGCCAGATATTAAGGGGAGGTTTATTCTCGAAAATAGCGGATTAAAGGTGCCCTATCTTAATACCGATTTTGATATAGAAAACAATACCCAGGTGGTTGTTTCAAAAAACAAATTCGAATTAGGCAACGCCAAAATAACAGATACAAAGTACGGTTCATCGGGCACCTTGTATGGAAATGCCTCGCATCACGATTTCAAAGACTGGGAGTTGGATCTGCATATCAATTCCAGTGATCGTTTATTGGTCCTAGACACTCCCCAGGATGAAGATGCCTTATATTATGGAACCGCTTTTATCAGTGGTTCTGTTTCGATGCAAGGCCCCGTAGATGAATTGGTTATTAAGGCCGATGCAACTACTGAAAGGGGAACTTCATTTAAAATACCCATTAGTGAAACTGAGACTATAAGTGATGATTCTTTTGTCCATTTTCTTTCACCAGAAGAGAAAAGGGCAAGAATAGAGGGAGAGACCGTGGTCTCTTCGGAAATTAAAAAGATGACATTAGAATTCGATCTCAATATCAACAAGAATGCTGAAGTAGAAGTAGTAGTGGACCAAGCAAACAACTCCACTTTAAAGGGTCGGGGTAGTGGCACATTGCTCTTACGGATTGATACGGCCGGAAAATTTTTGATGTATGGAGATTTTGTAGTTTTTGAAGGACAATTCGATTTCAGATATGGTGGTATCATCCAAAGAAATATTGAAGTAGTACCTGGCGGAAGTATTGTTTGGGACGGTGCCCCGGAAAAAGCGAACCTTGAACTAAGCGCGCTTTATAACACTGAGGCGAATCCTTCAGTATTATTGGATAACCCCGCCGTTAATCGCAAAATTCCTGTGGAGGTCTATGTTGATTTGAATGGACAGCTGGAGCAACCAGAATTAAAATTTAAAATCGAATTCCCACGGGTGAGTTCTACCCTAAAAAGTGAACTTCAATTCAAATTGCAGACTGAGGAACAAAGGCAGAATCAAGCCTTGTTTCTACTAGCGTCCAATTCTTTTGTAAATGACAATTATGCGGGTACAAATGCTTTTGCAGGCACTGTTGCGGATAGGGTTTCGGGACTGGTAAACAGCCTTTTCGCCGATCAAGATGGTAAATTTAGGGTAGGATTGGATTATTCCGTGGGAAGCAATACTCCAGACCAGGAAACGGCAGATCGTTTTGGTATAACTTTAAGTACGCGAATAAATGAGCGAATCCTTATTAATGGGAAAGTAGGTGTACCCGTTGGTGGTGCTACCGAAACTACTGTTGCTGGAGATATCGAAGTGCAATGGTTAATGAATGAGGACGGTAGCTTGAGGATGAAATTTTTCAATAGGCAGGCCGATCTTCAGTTTATTGGGGAAGATCAAATTTTTGAACAGGGGGCTGGGATTTCCTACTCCGTTGACTTCAATACAATTCAGGAATTGATGTGGAAACTTTTTCAAAGAAATATTGAAAAGGAAAGTGATGTTCTACCCGTAGTACCCGATGATAATGAGTATCCAATAAATCGCAACAATCAGGGAACTTTATCTGAGCAGGAGGGACAATAATCCGTCGGATGTTACCCGCTCAATTAATCGACCGATTATTATTTTACTTCTGCAAGATTTTAGTTTTCTAATTGGAAGAACTTTTAATCAACATAATTTAAACTCAAAAATGGTCTCTTACATTTGTTAATTGTATTTAATTTTAAGATATTAGTGAATTCTAAATCTGGAAAGCGATATTGTTCAGAGGAACAAAACGAATTCCGATAAATAAGCAATTTTCAGTACACTTTAAAATTGCAATTCGGTAGGAGAAACTAAACTTTTATGTGGAAACCTGTATCATTGTTAAAAAATTGAAGATAAATCCTATTGTTGTCGTTATTGTAATCTTCAGATTCTAATAAGTCCAAATATATATAGGATTAAAAAGCCATGAGAAAGAGGGTAATTTCGCTATAAAAATTTCCTTATTCATTGAGGAAGAGTTAAAATTTCGAGAATTTAAAGAGTTTTTTGGGCTTGCTGCCACTATAAATTTTCGGAAATATATTATGAATCATAAAAAAAATATCTATCTTCGCTTAAAAACCAGTCATTATGAAAAAAATTATACTAATCACATTTCTATTCACTACATCCCTGTTCTTTGCACAGGAGGAGTTTTCCCAGGATTTTAATAAATGGTCTATTGAATTAGGCGCAGGGCTTCATAAACCGGGAGAACCAGCAGCG includes:
- a CDS encoding translocation/assembly module TamB domain-containing protein, with amino-acid sequence MNWKGEVDIRDVYIADHHQDTLIYSHELQTNILNFPNLIHGRLGFGKIALNNAKLYVKTYKDEETDNLSIFAQKFETGKEPTSPFWLFSNEVIARNTLVKVVDENHDNPEILKFTKVNVHAKNFNVDDSDIKGNIVGLSLNSSWGLNIQDLKGDFLYSSTNITLKKMRLETLESQIIGDIDLDFSKNGMADFANEVLITANLENSEISTNDLNHFYNEFGPDQLFFVNTHLVGTLNDFSTDNLTLESSDTHIQGDFAFKNLLDPDNGFSITARNHQITTNYFDLRRFMPQLLGEVIPGELKQLGRFNFTGNTSIINDEVITKSYLSSAIGQVNVDLKIGNIQDINNAYYNGNVVLRNFNLGKISKTTSIGKISGNLNFDGRGFRQENVNTEITGSISSFAFEGYNYQKIKVSGNLKNPLFNGELSIDDPNLKMEFMGIIDASTDNNKLDFELDVDFAELNKLNLVTRDSISVFTGKVVVDMEGKTIDDVEGTINFNQTFYQNERDYFYFDDFTITSFFDEKVRTIKINSPDIINGQISGEFLIEDIPNLFQNGVASIYANYIPREVTTNQYINYEFVVYNKIVDVFVPQLKLGDNTKIKGAVFSDKSKFELDFRSPEIVLFNNYISKLNVQMDNDNPLFNTYIAAENVNFGFYDLTDVNVINKTLNDTMYVRAEFKGGEQHKDLFNLSLYHTINPNGKSVVGVKRSDITYKDNVWYLNEHNNRLNKVVFDDNFKELRIDSLVLSHENEIIQMAGIMRDSTYKDLKLRFRDVNIGNITPEFDSLRLQGNMNGKFDFLQKNGAYYPISSVAIDNVIINDIAFGDLDISVDGNEDLTKYDINTTLTNNNVKSINAVGRIDVLPKHPQIQLDVDLNKFNLQAFSPFGGDIITDIRGLISGNAVVSGDYKSPDIKGRFILENSGLKVPYLNTDFDIENNTQVVVSKNKFELGNAKITDTKYGSSGTLYGNASHHDFKDWELDLHINSSDRLLVLDTPQDEDALYYGTAFISGSVSMQGPVDELVIKADATTERGTSFKIPISETETISDDSFVHFLSPEEKRARIEGETVVSSEIKKMTLEFDLNINKNAEVEVVVDQANNSTLKGRGSGTLLLRIDTAGKFLMYGDFVVFEGQFDFRYGGIIQRNIEVVPGGSIVWDGAPEKANLELSALYNTEANPSVLLDNPAVNRKIPVEVYVDLNGQLEQPELKFKIEFPRVSSTLKSELQFKLQTEEQRQNQALFLLASNSFVNDNYAGTNAFAGTVADRVSGLVNSLFADQDGKFRVGLDYSVGSNTPDQETADRFGITLSTRINERILINGKVGVPVGGATETTVAGDIEVQWLMNEDGSLRMKFFNRQADLQFIGEDQIFEQGAGISYSVDFNTIQELMWKLFQRNIEKESDVLPVVPDDNEYPINRNNQGTLSEQEGQ